In Bradyrhizobium sp. 170, the DNA window CGTCGCAGGCGAGCGTTTCGACGCTTCTTACTTGAGTGGCCTTTTTCATGGTTTCCTGCCCCGGGGCTTGTTGTTGTAGTTGGCTGATAACAACAATGATTGGCGGGGCCGTCAATTGCAGGGCAGCGTATAAGGCAGGGCACGGCCTGCATGGTTCGCCCGGAGGAGCGCGGCGTTGCCGCGCTCCTCACCATGAGGATCTCAGACCTCATCCTGAGGCGCGCAAGCGCCGTCTCGAAGGATGCAGCCGGGCTAGCCCGTCGGACGAAACAGCGTCGGCTTCGGCCGCTCGAACACCTGCCGCCCGTTCTTGAATCCCATCAGCATGTCGGGCAGCTCTGCAATCGCGTTCGGCCCGCTGTCGGTGTCGAGGACGACCAAGTCGGCGGGATTGCCCGGCGCGATACCGTAATCCCCTAGGTTCATCAGCCGCGCCGGCAGCTCGGTGACGAGGTCGAGGCAGGCGTCGAATTCGCTGACGCCGGCATGCGCGACGTTGGCGTAGAAATTCGCCATCCGCAGCAGTGAGGCATCGCCGAACGGCGTGAAGGGATTGAGCACATTGTTGGTCGCGACCGAACACACGACGCCGTTTTCGACGAGCTTGTGCGCCACCGTCAGCCCCCGCGGCGCATTATGCGTCGCGTCGCGGCCCATCAGATAGAGATCGGTCGCGGGCAGCACGGTCACGGCGACGCCCGATTTGGCCAGCCGGGCTGCGGCGGCCTTCAGCCGGTCCGGCGGCAGCGCCGACAATTTCGTCGCATGACCGATCGCGACGCGACCCTGGTAGTTACGCCGCTCGGTCTGCCGGCAGACCTCTTCGAGATGCCACCACGACGGATCGAGATCGAAGTCGAGGTGTAGGTCGATATCGACGTCGAACTCCTGCGCCAGATCGAAAATTCTTTCGAGATGCGCGTTCGGGTCGGTGTCCATATAAGGACAGCCGCCGATTGCTTCGCCGCCGCCGCGCAGCGCCGCGATCAGCAGTTCCTCGGCGCCGGGATCGTTGGTCAGGCCTTCCTGCGGAAACACGCAGATCGAGAGATCGAGCGCCCAGGCATAGGCGCTCTTCAGCGCCTTGACCGCTTCGAAACCACGCAGCGCGATGCGCGGATCGATTTCCACATGGGTGCGCATGCGCGTGGTGCCATGCACGATGGCGCGCTCGATCACCCGCGCGCCGCGCGCGTACACGTCTTCCACCGTGAAATCCCGCTTCATCGCCGCGACCGCGGCGATGGCCTCCGCCACGCTGCCATGGTCATGCCCGCAACGGCCGAGCAGGCAGGCCTTATCGAGGTGAATATGCGTGTCGACGAACCCGGGCAGGGCGAGTTTGCCGCCGACCTCGATCTCGGCCGCTTCGCAGGCAAGCCGGGGTTCGATGGCGGTGATCCTCCCACCAGTGACACCGATATCGACTGTCGTGGCGGCAGACCGCGTCCTGGCGTTGCGGAAGATGAGGTCGAAGGCCGTTTTCGCGTTCATGGGTCCGGGCAGGGCTGGAGCTGGCCCCGAACCTAGCGGAAGCGCGCGCGCCGGGCAGCTCCAGATTGTGTGCAGTTTCGAGGCTCAATTGTTCAAAATATGTGCATGCAGTTTGACTGGCCGATTGTAGTATTATCCATCAGGAGAAACTGCCATGTCCGTTGCGAAAGCCGAACCCAAGGGAATGTCTGATGCAGAGGTGGTCGAGGCCTATCTCACCGCGTCGATGATCCCGGATCCTGAGGCGGCGGCCGCCTACATGAAGCCCGGCACGATCATCACCTTCACCGGCGGCCGGGAGTTCGACCATCCGCGCGGGCCGACCGGCTTCAACGCGGGGCGCTATCGCTGGGTCAAGAAGCAGATGGACCGTTTCGACGTCTGCCCCGGCGCGGACGAGACCGTCGTCTACAGCATCGGCGCGCTCTACGGCGAGTGGATCGACGGCACGCCGTTCGAAGGCAACCGCTACGTCGACCGCTTCGTGGTCAAGGGCGGCCAGATCGTGAAGATGGACGTCTGGAACGACAGCGCCGAGCGCATTCTGGTGCAGATGGGGATCGAGGCGTAGGGCTTGCTGATAGAGCCGTCATTGCGAGCGCAGCGAAGCAATCCATCGTGCGGCAAGCGGAGATGTGGATTGCTTCGCTGCGCTCGCAATGACGGAGCCCTCGGCTACCTCGCTCTGACCACCTTCGGCAGTTTCACCACGCGGGCACTATCCGCCTCGTCCGCATAGGGCGCCAGAATATCCAGCAAATCCCGGCCGCGCTGCGGGGCAGGGGCCACCAGCGCGCGATTTGCCACCGAATCCAGATGGCTGTGCATCAGGCTCATCACCTTGCTCTCGTCGCCCTTGACGAGCGCTGCAATAATCGCGCGATGCTCGTTGATCGCGCATTCCGACGAATGCGGGCGGCTGTACAGCGACAGCGTCAGGCAGCAGCGGTAGGCAACCTCGCTGACGTAGCGCACCAGGATCGGGCTGTTCGTCATATTGGCGAGCAGGATGTGAAATTCCGTCGCGAGCCGGATCGACACCGCGTCCGTACCGTCACGGGCGCGGTCCTCGGCGTCGACATGGGTATTGAGTTCCGCGACCTGGCTCTTGGTCAGCTTGCCGGCAAGTTGCCGCACCACCAGCCGTTCGAGTTCGATCCGGATATCAAAGGCATCGCGCGCCTCTTGCCAGCTCGGCGTCGCCACGACAGCAATCCGGTTGCGGCGAAGCTCGACGAGGCCTTCCGCGGCCAGTTGGCCCAGCGCATGGCGGGCGATGGTGCGGCTGACGCCGAACCTTTCTCCAAGCGAATCCTCCGGCAGTTTCGCGCCGGGCTCCAGCGCCTGCTCGATGATGGCGCGGCGAAGCGCGCGGCAGATCACGCCGACCTTGTCGGACGATTCAGCGGTTTTGCTGGCGGCGCGGGGCGCCATCGGCGAATCCTTAAACGTGTGCTTCGAATGGCGCTCTCTTATCACAATTGTGCACGGATCGAGCGCCTCAATTGCATGCAGTTTGAGGGCTGGATTGCACAAAAGGAATCCGGCAGTTTCGGCGGTCATTTGCGATCCCCTTGATTTCCAAGGCAAGTTTTGCTGGCATTCGGCTTGCATGCACTTCCAGCCATGATGCGCATGCAACCACATTCTGAATTCCAGGGCTCGCCGGTTCCGGCTTCTGCCGCACCCATTGCCATCGAACTCTCCGAGGCCTCGGTCACCTTCGGCCGCGGCGCCCGCGCGGTGCCAGCCCTTGCCACGACGACGCTGCGGATCGCCGATGGCGAGTTCGTCGCTCTCGTCGGGCCGTCCGGATGCGGCAAGTCCACCATCCTGCGGCTGGTGAGCGGGCTGGTGCAGCCATCCACCGGCGTGGTCATCGTCGGCGGCCGGGAAGTAGCGGCGCGGGCGCTCCGCGTCGGCATGGCGTTCCAGAACCCGACCATGCTGCCCTGGATGACGATCGAGCGGAACATCATGCTGCCGCTCAAGATCGTCGAACCGTTTCGCTCGCAGTTCCGCAAGCTGCGCAAGACCAAATTCCGCGACAAGGCCAATGCGCTGTTGGAGCAGGTCGGCCTCAAGGGTTTTGGCAACCGCTACCCCTGGCAGCTCTCCGGCGGCATGCTTCAGCGCGCCAATCTGTGCCGCGCACTGATCCATGAGCCACGCATGCTGCTGCTTGACGAGCCCTTTGGCGCGCTCGATCAGTTCACGCGGGAAGAGCTGTGGTCGATCCTTCAGGATCTCTGGATCGCCCACCGGCCGACCGTGCTGCTGGTGACGCACGATCTGCGCGAGGCGGCGTTTCTCGGCAGCCGCATCTGCGTGATGAGCGCGCGCCCCGGCCGCATCCTCGACGACAGCCACGTCACCTTCGCCCGCCCGCGCACGGTCGCGATGACCTTCGAGCCGGACTTTGTGGCGCTGAACCAGAAGCTGCGCGCGTTCATCGTCGATGCCAGAACCGCGTCAGCACAGGGAGCGGCCTGACATGCCCGATTTCGATTACCGCCAGAAAGCCTGGTCGGCGGCACTGATCGTGCTGTTCTTCGTCGCCTGGGAGTTGTTTTGCCTGATGACGGGCATGTCAGACCTCGTGCTGCCGCGCCCATCGCAGGTGTTCGTCACGCTGTTTGAGAAATTCCCGATTCTGTGGCCGCATATCCTGCAGACGCTGGCGACCACGATGATCGGCTTCGTGCTCGGCGTCGGCCTTGGCGTCGTGCTCGGCGCCGTCATCGGTGTCTCGAAGACGGCTTACGATACCGCCTATCCGCTACTGGTCGGCTTCTCCTCGATTCCAAAGGTCGCCGTGGTGCCGATTTTCGTGCTGTGGTTCGGCTCCGGCTCGGTGCCGGCGGTGCTGACCGCGCTCTCGATCTGCTTCTTTCCGATCGTGGTCAACATTGCGACGGGCCTGGCAACCACCGAACCCGAACTCGAGGACGTGCTGAAGGCGCTCGGCGCCAGCAAACTCGACATTCTCTGGAATGTCGGGCTGCCGCGCACCATGCCGTTCTTCTTTGCGTCATTGAAGGTCGCGATTTCTTACGCCTTTGTCGGCGCGGTGCTGTCGGAGACCGTCGCCTCGAACCGCGGCATCGGCAACGTCATGATGACCGCGTCCTCGAATTTCAACGTGCCGCTGGTGTTCGCGGGCCTGTTCGTGCTCGCCGGCCTCGGCGTCGCGCTCTACGTGCTCTTCTCAGCGATCGAGGGACGCGTCACCGGCTGGGCCACCCGCAAGAACGACGTGATCGCGACATGAAGCAAGTTTTCGCCACCCGCCATCCAACCCTTATCGAGGAGATCGCCATGCTAGCCAGAATAAGCGCCGCGCTGTTGGGAGTTGCCTTGTTCGCCGGCGCCGCCAATGCCCAGGAGACGACGATCAAGTTCACCCTCGGCTGGAAGACCCAAGGCTCCGATGCCGCGTTCTTCTATGCCAAGGACCACGGCTTCTTCAAAGCGGAAGGCCTCAATGTCGTGATCGACCAGGGCGAGGGCTCGGGCGCGACCGTGACGCGCATCATGTCGGGCGCCTATGACGCCGGCTTCGGCGACGTCAACGCCATCATCCAGAACGCCTCGACCAAGCCGCAGGATGCCCCGGTCATGGTCTACATGATCTGGAACCAGCCGCCGTTTGCGATCGTCACCAAGAAGACCAGCGGCATCAACACCATCAAGGATTTCGAGGGCCATACGCTCGGCGGCGCGCAGGGCACGCCGACCACGCGGCTGCTGCCGGTGTTCGCGCAAAAGAACAAGCTCGAGGGCGAGAAGATCAAGATCTCCAACATGGCGCCGAACCTGCAGGAGCCGATGCTGATCAAGGGCGATATCGACGCCGCGCTGGTGTTCAACATCACGAGCTACTTTAACCTCGTGCTGAACCGCCAGGATCCCGACAAGGACTACAAATGGTTCCAGTTCGGCGATTATGGCCTCGACCTCTATTCCAACGGCGTGATGGTGTCGCGCAAGCTCCTGGCGTCCAATCCGAAGGCCGTCGCCGGCCTCGTCCGCGCCGTCAACAAGGGCATGATCGCGATCGCCAAGGATCAAAATGCCGGTATGAAAGCCGCTGTCAATTACGACAATCTGATCAACGTCGAAGTCGAAAAGCGCCGCCTGCAATATTCCTTCGACAAGCTGATCGTCTCGCCCGAGATGAAGGAAATCGGCGTCGGCGACGTCAAGGACGACCGCATGGCCCGCGCCATCGGCATCATCGTCGAGGGTTATCAGCTTGCCCGGGCGCCGACGCCGGCGGAAATCTTCTCGCGCGAATTTTTGCCGCCGCGCGCGGAACGCGAGCTGGTTTATACGGCGAATTGACGCCTTTCGTCATTGCCTGCGACAAACGCGAAGCGTTTGCGCAAGGGAGCGAAGCGACGAAGCAATCCATTCTTTCTTTTCGCGGCGAGATGGATTGCTTCGCTGCGCTCGCAATGACGGAGAGGGGATGTCATGACGATGGAAGTTGCCGCACACAGCCTGTTCTCCGGCTCCGAACGCGGCCTGCTCGAAAACGTCGTCCTGCGGTATGACAACGGCGTCATCACCGATATCTCCGAGGGCGTGCCACCCACCACCGCCCCGCGCTCCCTCGTGCTTCCGGCCTTCGTCAACGCCCACGACCATGCGCGCGCGCCGGCGTCCTCGTTCGGTGCGCTCGGCATGCCGCTTGAAAGCTGGATCCTCCGCTCTGCGCTCGGTACGCCGGTCGATCCGTATCTGACCGCAGCTTCCGCGCTGGCGCGTTCGGCGCGCGCCGGCTGTGCGGCGATGATGATCCATTACACCCGTCCGAGCGGCACCATGCCGCTGGTGGAAGAGGCCAGCGCGATTGCGCGCGCGGCGTCCGACGTCGGCATCCGCATCGCGTTCGCGCTTGCCGTGCGCGACCAGAATCCGGTGGTGTATGGCGATGAAGAGCCGTTCCTCTCCGGTCTCTCCAAAGACGATCGCGGCACGATCGAACAGATGTTCGTCCGCGCGCCGATGTCGCCGAAAGCCTATATCGAGCTGACGGATGCGATTGCCTCGGCCATCGCGGGGCCGAAGGTGGACGTGCAGCTTGGCCCGGCCGGCGTGCAGTGGTGCTCAAAGCCGCTGCTGGAGGCGGTGGCGGAGAACTCCGCGCAGACCGGTCGGCGCGTCCACATGCATCTGTTGGAGACCATCTATCAGCGTGCCTGGGTGGACCAGCATTTTCCTGATGGCATCGTCCGCTACCTCCGCGACATCGGCTTCCTGTCGGACCGGCTGACGCTGGCGCATTGCATCCATGCTCGCCCCGACGAGATCGAGATGATCGCGGCTTCCGGCGCGCGCATCGTCACCAATTTCTCTTCCAATCTCCATCTGCGCTCCGGCCTCGCGCCGATCGCCGCCGCGCACAAATGCGGCTGCGCGATCGCGGTCGGCGTCGATGGGCTGGCGCTCGACGAGGATGACGACGTGCTGCGCGAGATGCGGCTGGTTCAGATGGCGCACGGCGGTCTCGGCTTCCAGCGGACCTGGACGACTTCCGAATTCCTCGGCCTCGCCATCGCCAATGGCCGCAAGGCGACGGGCTCGCCCGGAACCGGCGCGCTCGTAGCCGGCGCGCCGGCCGATTTCGTCACCATCGATCTGGACCGGCTCGACCGGGACCAGATCATGCCGGTCGACCCCATCGACCTCCTGTTCGCGCGCGGCAATGCCTCGCTGTTGCGCGACGTGGTTGTGGATGGCCGAAAGATCGTCAGCGAAGGCCGTTGCACCGGCGTCGATCTTCCCGCGATCGAGCACGAATTGCGCGGAATCTACTGCGCCAACGCAAAGCAACTCACGCCCTTCCAGCGGGCCTGGCCGCCGCTCTCGGTGTCGCTGAAGAACTGGTTCGAAGCGCATCTGGGTTGCCGGTGACGCGCTAAGCGCCTCATCTTACTGTGTGAATTCCGTGATGTGGAACGAAATTCCACTTGCACAGAATCCCGGCAAAGGTTTCATGTTCAGCAACAAGAATTGAACGGCGGCCGTTTCGCGCTGCCGTTGGTGCATGGGGAGGCATGCGGGGGCGAGGTGAGCCGGTTACCCGTTCATTTCGCGCCGGTGCCTGAACGGAAACGTCAATGTCCTTCCACAAGCTGCTGATCGCCAACCGCGGCGAGATCGCCATCCGCATCGCGCGCGCTGCCGGAGACGCCGGCCTTGCCACCGTCGCGATCCATTCCGCCGACGACGCGCAGTCGCTGCATGTCCGCGCCGCCGACGCCGCCTGCGAAATCCCCGGGCGCGGCGCGCGGGCCTATCTCGACATCGAGGCCGTAATATCGGCCGCCAAGGCGACCGGATGCGACGCCGTGCATCCGGGCTATGGCTTCCTCAGCGAGAATGCAACGTTCGCCCGGCGCTGCATCGAGGAAAGCATCGTCTTTGTCGGGCCATCGCCGGAAGCGCTCGACCTGTTCGGCGACAAGGCGCAGGCCAAGGCGCTGGCAAAACAATGCGGCGTGCCCATCATCGAAGGCACCAGCGGGCCGACCAGCGTGGAAGAGGCAAAGGCCTTCCTGGAATCCCAGGGCGAGCGCGGCGCCATCATGATCAAGGCGATCGCCGGCGGCGGCGGCCGCGGCATGCGCATCGTCGATGACGCCACTAAGCTGGAAGAGGCCTATGCGCGCTGCCAGTCCGAGGCGATGGCGGCCTTCGGCAGCGACGGCGTCTATGTCGAGCGCCTGATTCGGAACGCCCGCCACATCGAGGTGCAGATCATCTGCGACCACTATGGCGCGATCAGTCATTTGTGGGAGCGCGAATGCACCATCCAGCGCCGCAACCAGAAACTCATCGAGGTCGCGCCGAGCCCGTCGCTGAACGATGCCTTGCGCGGGCGCATCATCGATGCCGCCAAGGAACTTGCCGCCGCCGCCAACTACGACAACCTCGGCACCTTCGAATTCCTCGTCGATAACGACGCCAAAACCAGCGACCAGGCGTTCGCCTTCATCGAGGCCAATCCGCGGCTGCAGGTCGAGCATACCGTCACCGAGCAGGTGCTCGGCCTCGATCTGGTGCAGTCGCAGCTCGCGGTCGCGGCCGGCGCCACGCTGGGGTCGCTCGGTCTGGCGCAGGCCTATATCCCGAAGCCGCGCGGTTTTGCGATGCAACTCCGCGTCAACATGGAGGTGATGGATGAGACCGGCGGGACCCGGCCGACCGGCGGAACGCTGGCGCTGTTCGACCTGCCGTCCGGCCCCGGCGTTCGCGTCGATACGTTTGGCTATTCCGGCTACCGCACCAGCACCGCCTTTGACTCGCTGCTCGCCAAGGTCATTGTGCATTCGCCGGGTGGCAACTGGACCGACGTCGTGCACAAGGCGACGCGGACGCTGCGTGAGTTCCGGGTTGGCGGCGTCGCCACCAACATCCCCTTCCTCGCGGCGATTTTGGCGCATCCGGATTTTGTCGAGAACCGCGTCAGTACCGGCTTCATCGAGGCCCATGTCGCTGATCTCGTCGGCGAGGCCAAGGCGACGGCGGAGACCGCGCTGATTGAATCCGGCGTCGCGGCCGATGACGGCGCACCCACGGCCGAAGTCTCGATGGCCGGGCCGGCAGGCTCAGAGCCTGTTCCTGCGCCGCTGCAAGGCACGATCGTGGCTGTCGACGTCAGGGAAGGGGACCTCGTCCGCCCCGGCCAGCAGATCGCCGTGCTGGAATCCATGAAGATGGAGCATCTGGTGACCGCGCCGCATGGCGGCAGGGTGACGAAGGTTGTCGCGGAAACCGGCGTGACGTTGATGCAGGACGAGGCGATCCTCTATCTGGAGCCGGCCGAGATCGACGCCCATGATATGGCTGAAGAGGAGGACTTCGATCTCGATCACATCCGCCCTGATCTGGCCGAACTGCTCGAGCGCCACGCCATCACGCTGGATGAAAACCGCCCGGCGTCGGTCGAGCGGCGGCGCAAGACCAACCAGCGCACGGCGCGGGAAAACATCGCCCAGCTCGTCGATGAAGGTTCGTTCGTCGAATACGGCTCGCTCGCCATCGCTGCCCAGCGCCGGCGGCGCGCGGTCGACGACCTCATCCGCAACACCCCGGCCGATGGCCTGATCTCTGGCGTCGCCACCGTGAACGCGGAAAAATTCGGCGCGGACGCCGCGCGCTGCATGGTGATTTCCTACGACTACACCGTGCTGGCCGGCACCCAGGGCCACATGAACCACAAGAAGATCGACCGCATGCTGGGCCTTGCCGAGCAATGGCGGATGCCGCTGGTGTTTTACGCCGAGGGTGGCGGTGGCCGTCCCGGCGATACCGATCGGTTGGGTATGACCGGCCTCGACGGGCCTTCTTTCGTGCAATTCGCAAAACTCTCAGGCCTGGTGCCGGTCATCGGCGTGGTGTCAGGTTATTGCTTTGCCGGCAACGCCGCGATGCTCGGCTGCTGCGATGTCATCATCGCGACGATGAACGCGTCGATCGGCATGGGCGGCCCCGCGATGATCGAGGGCGGCGGCCTTGGCGTCTACCATCCAGCCGAAGTGGGGCCGGTGTCGTTCCAGTCGCCGAACGGCGTCATCGACATCCTGGTCGAGGACGAGGCGGAAGCGACAGCTGCTGCGCAAAAATATCTGTCGTACTTCCAGGGCGCGGTCGCCGACTGGAAGGCGCCGGACCAGCGCCTGTTGCGGCGGGCGATCCCGGAAAACCGCCTGCGGGTCTATGATATCAGAACCGTCATAGATCTTCTCGCGGACGAAGGCTCGGTGCTGGAAATCCGCCGCGAATTTGGCGTCGGCATGATCACCGCCTTCATCCGCATCGAAGGAAAGCCGTTCGGCCTGATCGCCAACAACCCAAAGCATCTCGGCGGCGCGATCGATGCACCAGCCGGCGACAAGGCCGCGCGCTTCATGCAGCTTTGCGATGCCTTCGACATTCCGCTGCTGTCGCTGTGCGACACGCCGGGCTTCATGGTCGGTCCCGAAGCCGAAAAGACCGCGATCGTGCGCCATGTCGCGCGCATGTTCGTCACCGGCGCGAGCCTCACCGTGCCGCTGTTCGGCATCGTCTTGCGCAAGGGCTATGGCTTAGGGGCGCAATCGATGATCGGCGGCGGCTTCCACGCCTCGTTCTTCACGGTGGCCTGGCCGACCGGCGAGTTCGGCGGCATGGGGCTGGAAGGCTATGTGCGGCTTGGCTTCCGCAAGGAGATGGAAGCAATCGAAGATCCGGACGAGCGCGAAGAGTATTATCAGGCCAAGGTCGACGAACTCTACGCCAACGGCAAGGCGGTCTCGATCGCCTCGGTGCTGGAGATCGACGAGGTGATCGATCCCGCCGACACGCGGCAATGGATCATGGCGGGCCTGCGCTCGGTGCCGAAGCCGGAAGCGCGCACGGCGAAGAAGCGGCCGTGCATTGATGCGTGGTGAGCGAGATCCGTAGGGTGGGCAAAGGCGCACTTGCGCCGTGCCCACCATCCATCACCGATGGTGGGCACGCTACGCTTTGCCCACCCTACGAATTCTTGCCGTCATTGCGAGGAGCGTTAGCGACGAAGCAATCCACTTCTCCGCAAGCGGCGCTATGGATTGCTTCGCTGCGCTCGCAATGACGGAAATGGCGTTCGCAGGGACGACGATGACGCTACCCCAGCCGCAACTCATCATACCCCTTCGCCGCCACCTCGTCGCACCTTGCGCGATACGCAGGCGCGCTGCCGCTGTAGCGGGCGACGATGCGCGTCTGCTTGCCTTCGACGTTGGAATTGATGCCGGTCATCCAGGAATTGACCTCGTTGGACAACAGCCCCACGCCGAGCGCTTTCACATGATCGGTCCAGGAGGCAACGCCCTCGGGCGTCGCCTCCAGCCGCGTCAATCCCTTGTCCATCGCAAACCGAACAAGCCCCGTCACCCAGTCGACGCTGTATTCGATACTGCGCGGAATGTTGCCGAGCGCGGTGTGCGGCCCCATCAGCATCAGCATGTTCGGAAATTCGTGCACCATGATGCCGAGATAGGTCTCCGGCCCTTGTCTCCACTTGTCCTTCAGCCGCGCGCCGCCTGCGCCGCGAAAATCGATCTTGTCGAAACTGCCGGTGATGGCGTCGAAGCCCGTCGCGTAGATGATGATGTCGAACGCGTATTCCCTGTCGCTGGTCCTGATGCCCACGGATGTAATGCGTTCGATCGGCGCTTCGTTGATGTCGACCAGTTCGACATTGGCCTGGTTATAGACCTCGTAATAGAAGGTCTCGAGCGGCAGCCGGCGGGTACCAAAACCGTGATTCCTTGGAATCAGCTTTTCCGCCACTGCCTGGTTCTTCACCCGCTGGCGAATTTTTCGCGCGACAAAATCCGAGATCGTCGCGTTCGCCTTGCGGTCGATCAGTATGTCGCGGAAATTGCCCTGCCAGATGCCGAAGCCGCGCTCGCCATAGAGCTTTTCATAAAACGCCTCGCGCTCCTCGTCCGAAACCTCGAACGCGCCGCGCGGGTCCGGCGTGTGCAGGAAGCAGGCGAAGGTCTCCTGACAGCGGGCGAACATCTGGGGATAGCCGGCCTTGATCTTCACTTGCGTCTCGGCGTCGATCTTGCCGTTGTGCAGCGGCGCGCACCAGTTCGGCGTGCGTTGGAACACGGTGAGATGGCCGACTTGTCCGGCAATGGTCTGGATCGTCTGCACGCCGGTCGCGCCGGTGCCGATCACGGCGACGCGCTTGCCGGTGAAATCGACGGGCTCCTTCGGCCATCGCGCAGTGTGGAAGGAGTCACCTGCAAAACTGTCGCGCCCCTCGATCCGCGGCAGCGTTGGCGTCGACAGCGGCCCGATGGCCGTGATCAGGAACCGCGTGTCGACGCGGCTGCCGTCTTCCAGGGTAATGCTCCAGCCCCGCGAGCCCTCATCATAAACCGCCGCCGTCACCCGGCTGCGAAACTGGATATCGCGGCGCAGGTCGAACTTGTCGGCGACATAATTGAGATAGCGCAGCGTCTCCGGCTGGCCGGCGAAATGCTCCGACCACTCCCATTCGGCCAGCAACTCCCGGGAGAACGAATAGCCGTAGGAATAGCTCTCCGAATCGAAGCGCGCGCCGGGATAGCGGTTCCAGTACCAGGTGCCGCCGACATCGGTGCCGGCCTCGAACACGCGCACGCGAAAACCCTGTTCGCGCAGCCGGTAGAGCTGGTACAGGCCCGACATGCCCGCGCCGATGATGATGGCGTCGAAATCCGGAATTGGCGTCGCTCCCAGGCTTGTAGTTTGCGCCAAGGCTATCCGGTCTCGTGGCGGCGGACAAACCCTGCATGGACGCGTGGCAGGGTTGCAGGTTTGCCGTCAGCTCGTCTCAGTCGGCTTTACTCGCGGCCGCATCTGCCCGTATCGTTCGGATCAGGATCGCCCATCAAGCGGCGAACGCAAGCGGGGAGGGAAGCGATGGCCGAGGCGGCGCAGCGCAGACTGACGTCGATCGACGTCAGCGGTCCTCAGCTTTATCAGAACGACGCCTGGCGGCCGGTGTTTGCGCAACTGCGCCGCGAGGATCCCGTGCATTATTGCGAGGCCTCCCCGTCCGGCCCGTACTGGTCGGTGACTCGCTACGACGATATCTTCGCGGTCGAGCTCGATCACGAGAGCTATTCATCGAGCTCGGAGCTCGGCGGTATTCAGGTGGCCGACCAGCCCAAGGGGCGTGAAATCTCCAATTTCATCCGGATGGACCCGCCCGGTCACACCGCGCAGCGGCGCACGGTCGCGCCGATTGTGGCGCCGTCCAATCTCGCCAATTTCGAGCCGCTGATCCGCAAGCGGACGTCGGATGTGCTGGATGCGTTGCCGCGCCACGAGACCTTCGACTGGGTCGAGCGGGTCTCGACCGACCTCACCAA includes these proteins:
- a CDS encoding NAD(P)/FAD-dependent oxidoreductase, coding for MAQTTSLGATPIPDFDAIIIGAGMSGLYQLYRLREQGFRVRVFEAGTDVGGTWYWNRYPGARFDSESYSYGYSFSRELLAEWEWSEHFAGQPETLRYLNYVADKFDLRRDIQFRSRVTAAVYDEGSRGWSITLEDGSRVDTRFLITAIGPLSTPTLPRIEGRDSFAGDSFHTARWPKEPVDFTGKRVAVIGTGATGVQTIQTIAGQVGHLTVFQRTPNWCAPLHNGKIDAETQVKIKAGYPQMFARCQETFACFLHTPDPRGAFEVSDEEREAFYEKLYGERGFGIWQGNFRDILIDRKANATISDFVARKIRQRVKNQAVAEKLIPRNHGFGTRRLPLETFYYEVYNQANVELVDINEAPIERITSVGIRTSDREYAFDIIIYATGFDAITGSFDKIDFRGAGGARLKDKWRQGPETYLGIMVHEFPNMLMLMGPHTALGNIPRSIEYSVDWVTGLVRFAMDKGLTRLEATPEGVASWTDHVKALGVGLLSNEVNSWMTGINSNVEGKQTRIVARYSGSAPAYRARCDEVAAKGYDELRLG
- a CDS encoding carboxyl transferase domain-containing protein; protein product: MSFHKLLIANRGEIAIRIARAAGDAGLATVAIHSADDAQSLHVRAADAACEIPGRGARAYLDIEAVISAAKATGCDAVHPGYGFLSENATFARRCIEESIVFVGPSPEALDLFGDKAQAKALAKQCGVPIIEGTSGPTSVEEAKAFLESQGERGAIMIKAIAGGGGRGMRIVDDATKLEEAYARCQSEAMAAFGSDGVYVERLIRNARHIEVQIICDHYGAISHLWERECTIQRRNQKLIEVAPSPSLNDALRGRIIDAAKELAAAANYDNLGTFEFLVDNDAKTSDQAFAFIEANPRLQVEHTVTEQVLGLDLVQSQLAVAAGATLGSLGLAQAYIPKPRGFAMQLRVNMEVMDETGGTRPTGGTLALFDLPSGPGVRVDTFGYSGYRTSTAFDSLLAKVIVHSPGGNWTDVVHKATRTLREFRVGGVATNIPFLAAILAHPDFVENRVSTGFIEAHVADLVGEAKATAETALIESGVAADDGAPTAEVSMAGPAGSEPVPAPLQGTIVAVDVREGDLVRPGQQIAVLESMKMEHLVTAPHGGRVTKVVAETGVTLMQDEAILYLEPAEIDAHDMAEEEDFDLDHIRPDLAELLERHAITLDENRPASVERRRKTNQRTARENIAQLVDEGSFVEYGSLAIAAQRRRRAVDDLIRNTPADGLISGVATVNAEKFGADAARCMVISYDYTVLAGTQGHMNHKKIDRMLGLAEQWRMPLVFYAEGGGGRPGDTDRLGMTGLDGPSFVQFAKLSGLVPVIGVVSGYCFAGNAAMLGCCDVIIATMNASIGMGGPAMIEGGGLGVYHPAEVGPVSFQSPNGVIDILVEDEAEATAAAQKYLSYFQGAVADWKAPDQRLLRRAIPENRLRVYDIRTVIDLLADEGSVLEIRREFGVGMITAFIRIEGKPFGLIANNPKHLGGAIDAPAGDKAARFMQLCDAFDIPLLSLCDTPGFMVGPEAEKTAIVRHVARMFVTGASLTVPLFGIVLRKGYGLGAQSMIGGGFHASFFTVAWPTGEFGGMGLEGYVRLGFRKEMEAIEDPDEREEYYQAKVDELYANGKAVSIASVLEIDEVIDPADTRQWIMAGLRSVPKPEARTAKKRPCIDAW